A genomic region of Notamacropus eugenii isolate mMacEug1 chromosome 3, mMacEug1.pri_v2, whole genome shotgun sequence contains the following coding sequences:
- the CCR8 gene encoding C-C chemokine receptor type 8, translated as MDYTLEPNVSLTTEDYYPDWTPTPCHTAFTQKFSSLFLAFLYCLLFVFGLLGNVLVILVLVACKKLRSMTDVYLLNLAISDLLFVFSFPFLTHYTLDQWIFGNTMCKVISGVYYIGFFSSIFFITVMSMDRYLAIVHAVYALKVRTTRKGVAVSLLVWLVAVLASVPLLVFYQVSLEEGILKCYSFYDDRTTEWKLITHFEINILGLVIPLSILIYCYANILRHLKRCQNHQKVKAIRLVLIVVVVFFFFWVPFNMMLFLNSLHNLHILDGCDLSQKLTQATQITEVISFTHCCVNPIIYAFLGEKFKKHLSDIFQKYKRYIWVSKNSYCSQEYTDRLSVPHSASSTTDYIL; from the coding sequence ATGGATTACACTCTGGAGCCAAATGTGTCTTTGACCACAGAAGACTATTATCCAGACTGGACACCTACGCCCTGCCACACTGCATTCACCCAGAAGTTCAGCTCTCTGTTTCTTGCCTTTCTCTACTGCCTTCTCTTTGTCTTTGGACTGCTGGGAAATGTCCTGGTCATTCTGGTTCTGGTAGCCTGTAAGAAGCTGAGAAGCATGACTGATGTGTACCTGTTGAACCTGGCCATCTCTGACCTGCTCTttgtcttctccttccccttcctgacACACTACACTCTGGACCAGTGGATCTTTGGGAACACCATGTGTAAGGTCATCTCAGGGGTTTATTACATTGGCTTCTTCAGCAGCATCTTTTTCATCACCGTCATGAGCATGGACAGGTACCTGGCCATTGTCCATGCAGTCTATGCCTTGAAGGTGAGGACCACCAGGAAGGGCGTGGCCGTCAGTCTCCTGGTGTGGTTGGTGGCTGTTTTAGCTTCTGTCCCTTTGCTGGTATTTTACCAGGTATCTTTAGAGGAGGGCATCCTCAAGTGCTACTCCTTCTATGACGACAGAACTACTGAGTGGAAACTCATCACCCACTTTGAAATCAACATCCTGGGCCTCGTCATCCCACTCAGCATCCTTATTTACTGTTATGCCAACATCCTGAGGCATCTGAAGAGATGTCAGAACCACCAAAAGGTCAAGGCCATCAGGCTGGTCCTCATTGTAGTGGtggtatttttcttcttctgggttcCTTTTAACATGATGCTTTTCCTGAATTCCCTGCACAATCTGCACATCCTGGATGGGTGTGACTTGAGTCAGAAACTCACCCAGGCCACCCAGATAACTGAGGTCATTTCCTTCACCCACTGCTGTGTCAACCCTATCATTTATGcttttttgggggaaaagttCAAGAAGCACCTCTCTGATATCTTTCAGAAATACAAACGTTATATCTGGGTAAGCAAAAACAGCTATTGCTCCCAGGAATACACAGACAGATTATCTGTACCTCACTCGGCTTCTTCTACCACAGACTATATTTTGTAA